One segment of Tamlana crocina DNA contains the following:
- a CDS encoding LamG-like jellyroll fold domain-containing protein produces MKTKLFFHLLVVCLVFNLGSAQHSPIKVRVKWPKQSYEHKVEIYNTANDLLLTLCDDSQCYTSSQVTSTDRYSVKYDLGCVPNGTNYYVKLYDVANNGWDGGSVKVEVDGVQVVNDNGAGATTSGQIIYFDVSGGDSTCNNIPDLDQDGVGDYLDYDDDGDGIPDAIENLGENRFECTLPPLNFENGYYDSSVSTGAEGAVGAVYRFGNTITGYDVLMEITELTNTTIANIDDDTTGNVPYLQTTLTFAGTGTPGATFKFTIVDSGTATPSTNIFRVNGITWDCDGTSSLLESVIYYNPAAYGIDNPSDLTVTDLGSNNIEMTSGDTTVNGFSTLSWLRAYYQFIGNSFTMRMQAIKTSSGSSTRQYAMSFTQCEFLDFNANSLTIVTGEDFDNDGVYNHLDIDSDNDGIPDNVEGQTTLGYIAPSGVVASTGIDVVYGSGIDVVFTDWDLMPDFLDLDSDDDGLLDIEENGMADEIIVFSDTDNDGLDILFEGSTPYDPNDPNDEIDNPSDLSILPDADGDLFAGGDLDYRDLFDVNPPSSATIDFDGVDDYLDSDLDLGGLTAATVMAWIKLDAGFSSSGYVVNFGNLHIQAHSSRQLWFKLNDAAITPTAKFDRDVWVHVALVYDSASASAKLRAYVNGALHGSSNDGSLSGGIYASGDSFTIGSRALDHALPFHGAIDEVRVFDVALTEDQLRKTVYQEINNNSGTVQGSTIPKPVSDSATSAVIPWSNLKAYYPMTDIVNLTTTDFSGNGLSARLHNITTVQPQTAPMPYKTVADGCWCTESTWLHGDVWDIENASDNKDWSIIQISNNVSTTNSHNHLGLIIDSNKTLTVNGDNLIENSWYFELNGTLDLMDDSQLLQTENSDLVTSAEGKILRRQEGQSNPYRYNYWGSPVGFTSVSTLSDNNTGNNANNTTFSLNMLKDEAGSNCLFTSGQTGNGKISTQWIYTFINGLTYWDWAQISPSTSLSPGVGYTQKGTGNAGAEQQYIFEGKPNNGTILLDVTDKGGAGSVPNQSKTEYLLGNPYASAIDIHKFIDDNAGVIDGTLQLWQHWAGNSHYLNEYQGGYAQVNKLGSCRAYQFVGFYGDHNGSQDGTIVPSRYLSVGQGFLAEIVADGQVEFNNGQRVFIKEADADGTYDNGSTFSKSSNGKNPKEKASRDTMQKIRLEFNSVTGPKTRRELLMGFSDYTTDGFDYGYDAKSTETNNNDLNLSLEGKNMIMQAYGEITDEKVVPLNLKSSGDNTFEIMISEKENIKESQRIYLHDNLTGEYFNLTKGEACQFGSEAGVFKNRLSIVFRSEQQMLSAEEADGTKNRTYYQNPAKTFYAKNMDSEVTHFTVVNMRGQSVQDLSGVSNAQLEMGVRLNSLAAGAYVVCLRTANNEVLTKKIVVN; encoded by the coding sequence ATGAAAACAAAATTATTTTTTCACCTACTCGTGGTATGCCTTGTTTTTAATTTAGGCAGTGCCCAACATTCACCGATAAAGGTGAGGGTTAAATGGCCTAAACAGTCTTACGAACATAAAGTTGAAATTTATAATACGGCTAACGATTTATTACTTACCCTTTGCGACGATTCGCAGTGTTACACTTCAAGTCAAGTTACTTCTACAGATCGGTATAGCGTAAAGTACGATTTAGGATGTGTTCCTAATGGTACAAATTATTACGTTAAATTATACGATGTCGCCAACAACGGTTGGGACGGCGGAAGCGTAAAAGTAGAGGTAGATGGTGTGCAAGTGGTCAACGACAATGGGGCTGGAGCAACAACTTCTGGCCAAATCATTTACTTCGATGTGTCGGGAGGAGATTCCACCTGTAACAACATTCCTGATTTAGATCAGGATGGTGTTGGAGATTACTTGGATTACGATGACGATGGTGATGGCATACCCGATGCCATTGAAAACTTAGGGGAAAATAGATTTGAATGCACACTCCCACCTTTAAATTTTGAAAACGGATACTATGATAGTTCTGTAAGTACAGGAGCAGAAGGGGCTGTTGGTGCCGTGTATAGGTTTGGAAACACTATTACAGGGTATGATGTTCTTATGGAAATTACAGAACTTACCAATACAACCATTGCTAATATTGATGATGATACTACGGGTAATGTGCCCTATTTACAAACTACACTGACTTTCGCCGGAACGGGAACTCCAGGGGCTACTTTTAAATTTACCATAGTAGATTCAGGTACCGCAACGCCTTCTACAAATATTTTTAGGGTGAATGGTATTACTTGGGATTGCGACGGTACTTCAAGTTTGTTGGAGTCGGTTATTTATTATAATCCCGCGGCTTATGGTATTGATAACCCTTCAGATTTAACCGTTACGGATTTAGGTTCGAATAATATTGAAATGACTTCTGGAGATACCACGGTAAACGGGTTTTCTACATTGTCTTGGTTAAGAGCGTATTACCAGTTTATAGGAAATTCGTTTACCATGAGAATGCAAGCTATAAAAACATCTTCTGGTTCTTCAACAAGGCAGTATGCTATGTCGTTCACACAATGTGAATTTTTAGATTTCAACGCCAATTCTTTAACCATAGTAACGGGTGAAGATTTTGACAATGACGGGGTTTATAATCATTTAGATATTGATAGTGATAATGACGGTATTCCTGATAACGTTGAAGGGCAAACTACCTTAGGGTATATTGCGCCATCTGGAGTTGTAGCTTCTACAGGAATAGATGTTGTTTATGGTAGTGGGATAGATGTTGTCTTTACAGATTGGGATTTAATGCCGGATTTTCTTGATTTAGATAGCGATGATGATGGTTTATTAGATATCGAAGAAAATGGTATGGCAGATGAAATCATAGTGTTTTCAGACACCGATAACGATGGTTTGGATATTCTTTTTGAGGGCTCGACCCCTTATGATCCAAATGACCCAAATGATGAGATTGATAACCCCAGCGACCTATCGATCTTACCCGATGCGGACGGTGATTTGTTCGCTGGCGGTGATTTGGACTACCGAGACCTATTCGACGTGAACCCGCCATCGTCCGCGACGATCGATTTCGACGGTGTGGACGACTACCTGGACAGCGACCTGGACCTTGGCGGGCTTACCGCAGCGACGGTAATGGCGTGGATAAAGCTGGACGCTGGCTTTTCGAGCTCGGGCTATGTGGTTAACTTCGGGAACCTGCACATCCAGGCGCACAGCTCTAGGCAGCTTTGGTTCAAGTTGAACGATGCGGCGATCACGCCAACGGCTAAGTTCGACCGTGACGTCTGGGTGCACGTGGCCCTGGTTTACGACAGCGCCTCGGCCTCGGCGAAGCTCAGGGCCTACGTGAACGGCGCGCTCCACGGTTCGAGCAACGACGGTTCGCTCTCGGGTGGGATCTATGCCTCGGGCGATAGCTTTACCATAGGGTCCAGGGCACTGGACCACGCCCTGCCGTTCCACGGAGCGATAGACGAGGTGCGCGTATTTGACGTGGCGTTGACCGAGGACCAGTTGCGCAAGACGGTCTACCAAGAGATAAACAATAATTCGGGCACGGTGCAGGGCAGTACCATTCCCAAACCGGTATCCGATTCGGCCACATCGGCGGTAATCCCATGGTCAAATTTAAAGGCCTATTACCCGATGACGGATATCGTGAACCTAACGACCACCGATTTTTCGGGCAACGGCCTGTCTGCTCGTCTGCACAACATCACCACGGTACAGCCACAAACGGCGCCTATGCCCTATAAAACGGTAGCTGATGGGTGTTGGTGCACCGAATCCACTTGGTTGCACGGCGATGTATGGGATATCGAAAATGCTTCAGATAATAAAGATTGGAGCATTATCCAAATCTCTAATAATGTTAGTACTACTAATTCGCATAACCATTTGGGCTTGATAATAGATTCGAACAAAACCTTAACGGTAAACGGAGATAATTTGATTGAAAACAGTTGGTATTTTGAACTGAACGGTACTTTGGATTTAATGGACGATTCCCAACTGCTGCAGACAGAAAACAGTGATTTGGTAACATCGGCCGAAGGCAAGATTTTAAGAAGGCAAGAAGGCCAATCCAATCCGTATAGGTACAACTATTGGGGCTCTCCGGTTGGTTTTACGAGTGTTTCAACCCTATCAGACAATAATACGGGTAACAATGCCAACAATACAACTTTTAGTTTAAATATGCTTAAAGATGAAGCTGGTTCAAACTGTTTGTTTACTTCAGGGCAAACGGGCAACGGTAAGATCAGTACCCAATGGATCTACACATTTATAAACGGATTGACTTATTGGGACTGGGCGCAAATTTCGCCATCCACATCATTAAGCCCGGGCGTGGGCTATACCCAAAAAGGGACCGGGAATGCCGGAGCGGAACAACAATATATTTTTGAGGGAAAACCAAATAACGGCACCATTTTGTTGGATGTAACGGACAAGGGCGGAGCGGGCTCCGTGCCCAACCAGTCCAAGACGGAATACCTTTTGGGCAACCCCTACGCCTCGGCAATCGACATCCATAAGTTCATCGACGACAATGCGGGCGTGATAGACGGCACGCTACAGCTTTGGCAACATTGGGCTGGCAATTCGCATTACCTAAACGAATACCAAGGTGGTTATGCCCAAGTGAACAAGTTGGGGTCTTGCCGTGCCTATCAATTTGTTGGGTTTTACGGAGACCATAACGGCTCTCAGGATGGTACTATCGTGCCTTCGCGCTACCTTTCTGTCGGTCAGGGCTTCTTGGCCGAAATTGTGGCCGATGGGCAAGTGGAATTCAACAACGGGCAGCGTGTTTTCATTAAGGAAGCCGATGCCGATGGTACTTACGATAATGGTTCTACGTTCTCAAAGTCTTCCAACGGAAAAAATCCAAAAGAAAAGGCTTCAAGAGATACAATGCAGAAAATCCGTTTGGAATTCAATTCGGTAACAGGTCCCAAAACGAGAAGGGAACTGTTGATGGGCTTCAGCGATTATACCACTGATGGCTTCGACTATGGCTACGATGCCAAGAGTACGGAGACCAACAACAACGACCTGAATTTATCATTGGAAGGAAAAAATATGATTATGCAGGCCTATGGCGAAATTACCGATGAAAAAGTAGTGCCTTTAAACTTGAAATCTTCGGGCGATAACACTTTCGAAATTATGATTTCCGAGAAGGAAAATATCAAAGAAAGTCAAAGAATTTATCTGCACGACAACCTAACCGGCGAGTATTTCAATCTTACAAAAGGCGAGGCGTGTCAGTTCGGTTCAGAAGCCGGGGTGTTCAAAAACAGGCTGTCAATCGTTTTCCGGAGCGAACAGCAAATGTTAAGTGCAGAAGAGGCCGATGGAACAAAAAACCGTACTTATTACCAAAACCCAGCCAAAACGTTTTATGCGAAAAATATGGATAGCGAGGTTACCCATTTTACCGTGGTGAACATGCGTGGCCAAAGCGTACAAGATTTGAGTGGTGTATCCAATGCCCAATTGGAAATGGGCGTTCGATTGAATAGTTTAGCTGCTGGTGCTTATGTGGTTTGTTTAAGAACGGCCAATAACGAGGTGCTGACCAAAAAAATAGTAGTGAATTAA
- a CDS encoding DNA mismatch repair protein MutS has translation MNNPSEYYKTHSQTYQLQVKKYQKKMVLLSTLRLLVFVLTAVGIYGFFNTWQVALAIAVLGGAGFVFLLSKHTDVKRLRALNKALVDINETELNIASGHFYDREQGLQFQDTNHFYSLDIDLFGRGSFFQYINRTTSAEGAKRLADELKANNTNEIVARQEAIKELSTNPEWRQKYAATSSLVRVETPASQITTWFKKHQSFLPKVMRWLPLAFGLGTVLLFGLAVFGVLNNLGIIGYWLVLGLAITGTYLKKINVLASNTDKIRDTFRQYASLLYLIENASFSSALLKEKQQQIQLKDEKASLIFKRFSRALDALDNRNNFIGAIFGNGWFLTDLKNSYRIEKWITRYGDKLGDWFEVVAFFDAYNSLGNFAFNHPEFVFPEITNNATTMDAKGLGHPLLKKEKRIDSDLTINNEQFFIVTGANMAGKSTFLRTVSLHIVMGNVGLPVCAESSRYSPVKLITSMRTTDSLTDESSYFFSELTRLKYIVDALKNESYFIVLDEILKGTNSTDKAIGSRKFVEKLVASKATGIIATHDLSLCEIEEELQAVKNYYFDAEIINDELHFDYVLKKGVCKNMNASFLLQKMKIV, from the coding sequence ATGAATAATCCTTCAGAATATTATAAAACCCATTCGCAAACCTATCAATTGCAAGTAAAAAAATACCAGAAAAAGATGGTGCTGTTGAGTACTTTGCGTTTGTTGGTTTTTGTTCTAACCGCGGTGGGCATTTATGGGTTTTTCAATACTTGGCAAGTAGCTTTGGCTATTGCTGTTTTAGGTGGTGCCGGTTTTGTTTTTCTTCTTTCAAAACACACCGACGTTAAAAGACTAAGGGCGCTCAACAAAGCTTTGGTAGATATTAACGAAACGGAACTAAACATTGCATCGGGGCATTTTTACGATAGGGAGCAAGGTTTACAGTTCCAGGATACCAACCATTTTTACAGTTTGGATATCGATTTATTTGGGCGCGGCTCGTTCTTTCAATATATAAACCGCACAACAAGTGCCGAAGGAGCTAAAAGATTAGCCGATGAATTAAAAGCCAACAATACCAACGAAATTGTAGCAAGACAAGAGGCTATAAAAGAATTAAGCACAAATCCGGAATGGCGACAAAAGTATGCGGCCACCTCTAGTTTGGTTCGAGTGGAAACCCCTGCCAGCCAGATTACTACTTGGTTTAAAAAACATCAATCGTTTTTGCCAAAAGTTATGCGATGGTTGCCCCTGGCGTTCGGCTTGGGTACAGTGCTGCTATTCGGTTTGGCTGTTTTCGGAGTTTTGAATAACCTCGGTATTATAGGTTATTGGTTGGTTTTGGGCTTGGCCATTACTGGGACATATTTAAAAAAGATTAATGTTTTAGCATCAAATACCGATAAAATTCGGGATACCTTTCGTCAATATGCTTCATTGTTATATTTAATTGAAAATGCTTCTTTTTCTTCGGCATTATTGAAAGAAAAGCAGCAGCAAATCCAATTGAAAGATGAAAAAGCTTCGCTTATTTTTAAACGTTTTTCAAGGGCTTTAGATGCGTTAGATAACAGAAACAATTTTATTGGAGCCATTTTTGGTAATGGTTGGTTTTTAACCGATTTGAAAAATAGTTATCGTATCGAAAAATGGATAACTCGGTATGGTGACAAGTTGGGCGATTGGTTTGAAGTGGTCGCTTTTTTTGATGCTTACAATTCGTTGGGCAATTTTGCTTTTAATCATCCCGAATTCGTATTTCCTGAAATAACCAATAATGCAACCACTATGGATGCCAAAGGTTTGGGGCATCCACTATTGAAAAAAGAAAAGCGAATCGATAGCGATTTAACCATTAATAATGAGCAGTTTTTTATAGTAACCGGAGCCAATATGGCTGGAAAAAGTACCTTCTTGCGCACGGTGTCGTTGCATATTGTAATGGGTAACGTTGGTTTGCCTGTTTGTGCCGAGTCCAGTCGATATTCGCCAGTAAAATTGATTACCAGCATGCGGACCACCGATTCGCTTACCGATGAAAGTTCATATTTCTTTTCAGAACTTACCCGATTAAAATATATTGTTGATGCATTGAAGAATGAGTCCTACTTTATAGTATTGGATGAAATTTTAAAGGGAACGAACAGCACCGATAAAGCTATTGGGTCGCGAAAGTTTGTTGAAAAACTGGTGGCTTCAAAAGCGACGGGAATCATTGCCACACACGATTTAAGTTTATGTGAAATTGAAGAGGAATTGCAAGCGGTGAAAAACTATTATTTTGATGCCGAAATCATCAACGACGAACTTCATTTCGATTACGTTCTAAAAAAGGGCGTTTGCAAAAACATGAATGCGTCATTTTTATTACAGAAAATGAAAATTGTATGA